The following are encoded together in the Leuconostoc mesenteroides subsp. mesenteroides ATCC 8293 genome:
- the xseA gene encoding exodeoxyribonuclease VII large subunit, translating to MEKERNQYLTVSALTAYLKRKFDADPYLAKVYVTGEISNMGRRRGPHLYFSIKDSESNAVINASMFGYERRIKFQPEEGMKINAIGRVEIYEPRGSYSIILESMTPDGVGELFLAYEQLKRKLQAEGLFDLPKKQVPLFPKKIAVVTSPTGAVIEDIARTVQRRFPSAQVILFPAVVQGEKAAPTIIRQLQRIDNMDFDTLIVGRGGGSIEDLWAFNDEKLARTVASMKTPVISSVGHETDNTLVDFVSDRRAATPTAAAELATPVTLQQLTTRLQELHLRQISRIKQMIDMRQQRLNRVATHVIFQQPDRLYTGYNQRIDQLSHALQQLTKQKVINEEHKLAAILQRQQQLQRSLLQPVQERLQLLSTKLDLVSPLKILSSGYAIVEHDNKVVRSITNITINDEIDMHFSDGHATAKITGVQHE from the coding sequence ATGGAAAAAGAACGAAATCAATATTTAACGGTCAGTGCATTAACTGCTTATTTAAAAAGAAAATTTGATGCTGATCCGTATTTAGCCAAAGTCTATGTTACCGGTGAAATTTCTAATATGGGTCGTCGTCGCGGGCCACATTTATATTTTTCTATTAAGGATAGTGAAAGCAATGCCGTGATTAATGCATCAATGTTTGGCTATGAACGGCGTATTAAATTTCAGCCCGAAGAGGGGATGAAGATTAATGCGATTGGGCGGGTGGAAATATATGAACCACGGGGCTCATATTCCATTATTTTGGAATCAATGACTCCCGACGGCGTTGGTGAACTATTTTTAGCTTATGAACAACTAAAACGTAAACTACAGGCCGAAGGATTGTTTGATTTGCCAAAAAAACAAGTACCACTATTTCCTAAAAAAATAGCGGTAGTTACTTCACCAACTGGGGCAGTTATTGAAGATATTGCTCGTACGGTGCAACGACGTTTTCCAAGTGCTCAGGTTATTTTATTTCCAGCAGTAGTGCAGGGCGAAAAGGCAGCGCCAACAATTATTCGGCAGCTCCAACGTATTGATAATATGGATTTTGACACGTTAATTGTTGGACGTGGCGGTGGTTCCATTGAAGATTTGTGGGCTTTTAATGATGAAAAATTGGCGCGAACTGTTGCTAGTATGAAGACACCGGTGATTAGTTCAGTTGGACATGAGACAGATAATACCTTAGTAGATTTTGTTTCTGATCGACGTGCAGCTACGCCAACGGCTGCAGCTGAACTAGCGACACCGGTAACATTACAACAATTGACCACCCGTTTGCAAGAATTACATTTACGGCAAATATCACGGATTAAACAGATGATTGACATGAGGCAACAACGATTAAATCGAGTTGCAACGCATGTTATTTTTCAGCAACCGGATCGGTTATACACGGGGTATAATCAACGAATAGATCAGTTATCGCATGCATTGCAACAGCTAACAAAACAAAAAGTAATTAATGAAGAACACAAATTAGCGGCAATATTGCAACGACAGCAGCAGTTACAACGTAGTTTATTGCAACCTGTACAAGAAAGATTACAATTATTAAGTACTAAATTAGACTTAGTCAGCCCTTTGAAAATATTATCCAGTGGTTATGCAATTGTTGAGCATGACAATAAAGTAGTTCGTAGCATAACAAATATTACGATTAATGATGAAATTGACATGCACTTTTCTGATGGGCATGCCACGGCAAAAATAACAGGAGTACAGCATGAGTGA
- a CDS encoding TlyA family RNA methyltransferase, with translation MSIEKERVDVLLVQQGLFQSREQAKRAVMAGQILGNNEERLDKAGEKIPVTTELHFKGEQLKYVSRGGLKLEKALNDFDITVENKTVLDIGSSTGGFTDVSLQNGAKLVYALDVGTNQLAWKLRNDDRVKVMENTNFRYSKLADFKYGQPEFATIDVSFISLGLILPALANIITMSGNVVALIKPQFEAGRENVGKNGIIKDTAVHKQVLQKVTQMMVTDGFSITDLTYSPIKGGQGNIEFLAVLKRSNQAEISEHINIDRLLERTYEQLNHKENDHE, from the coding sequence ATGAGCATTGAAAAAGAACGTGTTGATGTATTGCTGGTCCAACAAGGATTGTTTCAGTCACGTGAGCAAGCAAAACGTGCTGTGATGGCTGGTCAGATTCTTGGCAATAACGAAGAACGTTTAGATAAAGCGGGTGAAAAAATTCCCGTGACAACGGAACTACATTTCAAAGGTGAACAGCTAAAATATGTTTCCCGTGGGGGATTGAAGTTAGAAAAAGCATTGAATGATTTTGATATTACCGTTGAAAATAAAACGGTGTTAGACATTGGTTCTTCCACGGGCGGTTTTACTGATGTTTCACTTCAAAATGGTGCCAAACTTGTTTATGCACTAGATGTGGGTACCAATCAACTAGCTTGGAAGTTACGAAACGATGATCGTGTGAAAGTTATGGAAAATACAAACTTTCGCTATTCAAAATTAGCTGATTTTAAATACGGACAACCAGAATTTGCTACAATTGATGTTTCATTTATTTCTTTGGGACTTATTTTACCAGCACTAGCCAACATTATTACTATGAGTGGTAATGTTGTGGCCTTAATTAAACCACAGTTTGAAGCTGGACGTGAAAATGTTGGTAAGAACGGTATTATCAAAGATACAGCTGTTCATAAACAAGTTTTACAAAAAGTAACACAAATGATGGTTACTGATGGTTTTAGCATTACGGACTTAACCTACTCGCCAATTAAAGGGGGACAAGGTAATATTGAGTTCTTAGCAGTACTGAAACGATCAAATCAAGCCGAAATCAGCGAACATATTAATATTGACAGGTTACTTGAACGCACTTATGAGCAACTCAATCATAAGGAGAATGATCATGAATAA
- a CDS encoding exodeoxyribonuclease VII small subunit produces the protein MSEQPTFEDKLQQLESIVSQLEKGDRPLETALADFQTGVGLVKDLQKTLKDAEDTLAKVIDNDDELSDLELTND, from the coding sequence ATGAGTGAACAACCCACATTTGAAGATAAGTTACAACAATTAGAAAGTATCGTGAGTCAGCTAGAAAAGGGTGATCGTCCCTTGGAAACCGCTTTGGCTGATTTTCAAACCGGTGTTGGTTTGGTCAAAGATTTACAAAAGACATTGAAGGATGCTGAAGATACATTGGCAAAGGTTATAGATAATGATGATGAATTATCAGATTTGGAATTAACTAATGATTGA
- the glmU gene encoding bifunctional UDP-N-acetylglucosamine diphosphorylase/glucosamine-1-phosphate N-acetyltransferase GlmU, which yields MSNINVLILAAGNGSRMKSTTPKVLHTVAGQTMIDWVLDAVEPLKTDKLITVIGVGAERVQEHVGNRSSFVLQSQQLGTGHAVRQAEAELKDSDGVTLIMSGDTPMFRSETLQGFIAEHERSNNAVTVLTAIANDPTGYGRIVRGEDETVQKIIEQKDASITERRIKEINTGVYVFNNRLLFESLAKVQNNNAQGEYYLPDTLNILRRSGEQIGAHTLQDFTESLGVNDRVALATANRVMHERINHQLMVDGVELLDPANTYIDSTVNIGPDTLIEGGVTILGKTTIGVNNTITQGSRIVNSVLGDNNVITSSHIEDAILQNGTTVGPYAHLRPAAHLEDNVHIGNFVEVKNAKLGKDTKSGHLTYIGNATIGQDVNIGAGTIFVNYDGVNKFNSTVGDRAFIGSNTKIVAPVNIAQESITAAGSTITNDIPEHAMGIARTRQTNKEDFWHHMPHKF from the coding sequence ATGAGCAATATAAACGTATTAATATTGGCAGCAGGAAATGGCTCAAGAATGAAGTCAACAACTCCAAAAGTATTGCATACTGTGGCTGGGCAAACGATGATTGACTGGGTACTAGATGCTGTCGAACCACTTAAGACGGATAAGTTAATCACTGTTATTGGAGTTGGTGCTGAACGTGTCCAAGAACATGTCGGTAATCGTAGTTCATTTGTACTGCAATCTCAACAACTTGGTACTGGTCATGCTGTGCGTCAAGCTGAGGCAGAACTTAAAGACAGCGATGGTGTCACCCTAATTATGTCTGGTGACACGCCAATGTTTCGTTCAGAAACCTTACAAGGTTTCATTGCAGAGCATGAACGTTCAAATAACGCTGTGACTGTACTAACTGCCATTGCCAATGATCCTACTGGGTACGGCCGCATTGTCCGCGGAGAAGATGAGACAGTTCAGAAAATTATTGAACAAAAAGATGCTAGTATTACAGAACGTCGTATTAAAGAAATTAATACTGGCGTATATGTATTCAATAACCGTTTATTATTTGAATCACTAGCAAAAGTACAAAATAATAATGCGCAAGGCGAATACTATTTACCTGACACGCTTAACATTTTGCGACGCTCAGGAGAACAGATTGGTGCGCACACACTCCAAGACTTTACAGAGTCATTAGGAGTTAATGATCGAGTAGCATTGGCAACAGCTAACCGCGTCATGCACGAAAGAATTAATCATCAATTAATGGTTGATGGCGTTGAACTGTTAGATCCAGCGAATACATATATTGATTCAACGGTTAACATTGGGCCCGATACATTAATTGAGGGTGGCGTAACTATTTTAGGCAAGACGACCATCGGCGTAAATAATACTATTACACAAGGATCACGAATCGTAAATAGTGTGCTTGGTGACAATAATGTGATTACATCATCGCACATTGAAGATGCTATCCTGCAAAATGGTACCACAGTGGGTCCATATGCACATTTGCGACCGGCTGCTCATTTAGAAGATAATGTTCATATTGGTAATTTCGTCGAAGTCAAGAATGCTAAATTGGGTAAAGACACCAAATCAGGACATCTCACTTACATAGGTAATGCCACTATTGGTCAAGATGTTAATATTGGAGCAGGTACGATATTTGTTAATTACGATGGGGTGAATAAGTTTAATTCAACTGTCGGAGATCGCGCGTTTATTGGCTCAAATACCAAAATCGTTGCACCGGTTAACATTGCTCAAGAATCAATTACTGCTGCTGGGTCAACAATTACAAATGACATACCAGAACATGCAATGGGGATTGCTCGTACACGTCAGACAAATAAAGAAGATTTCTGGCATCACATGCCACATAAATTTTAA
- a CDS encoding arginine repressor, giving the protein MNKKDRQKALLSLIKEHPVGRQEDIVAYFEKIGEKVTQATISRDINELGLIKVPNSHDGFLYHLPKSDDRPYLQRLRRALQQSFLSLRAQRGMIMIKVQPGNGQLVSNLIEQVQLPEIFATISDDGSVLVLLKDGIPTAKVINIIQKLLEK; this is encoded by the coding sequence ATGAATAAAAAAGATCGCCAAAAAGCCTTGTTGTCGCTCATTAAAGAGCATCCAGTGGGTCGTCAGGAAGATATTGTTGCGTATTTTGAAAAGATTGGCGAAAAGGTTACCCAAGCTACAATATCGCGTGATATTAATGAGTTGGGATTAATTAAAGTTCCAAATTCCCACGATGGCTTTTTGTATCATTTACCAAAATCCGATGACAGGCCATATTTACAGCGATTACGTCGAGCGCTACAGCAATCATTTTTGAGTTTGCGTGCGCAGCGTGGAATGATTATGATCAAAGTTCAACCTGGAAATGGTCAATTGGTATCAAACCTGATTGAGCAAGTGCAGCTACCGGAAATATTTGCGACCATAAGCGATGATGGTTCGGTTCTCGTATTATTAAAAGATGGTATTCCTACGGCAAAAGTGATTAACATTATTCAAAAGTTACTTGAAAAATAA
- a CDS encoding polyprenyl synthetase family protein, translated as MIDLKSFQKEWLPKINQQLENDLSMASPDADLVAMMKYAVLNGGKRLRPLLTLAVVTSFGESITPSILKVATAIEWVHSYSLVHDDLPAMDNDMFRRGKPSVHALYGEANAILVGDALLTGAFGVIATANSSCSVEDCLPTEELLLITQNLAREAGGSGMVLGQLHDMDNHTEEQNASTNWLLNDVYSMKTAALIRYTTTLGAILTHQNVNVEDNHFDPKKAMYDFGEKFGLAFQIQDDLDDYQQDQLEDVNSLPHIVGVKEAQSVLDQYLFSTQEILANTVEQDQQFDRRLLDDFVSLIGDKK; from the coding sequence ATGATTGATTTAAAAAGTTTCCAAAAAGAATGGCTTCCAAAAATTAATCAACAATTGGAAAATGATTTATCAATGGCTTCCCCAGATGCTGATTTAGTTGCTATGATGAAGTATGCAGTTTTGAATGGTGGCAAAAGGCTCCGACCATTGCTGACGTTAGCAGTTGTTACAAGTTTTGGAGAATCTATCACACCAAGTATATTGAAAGTAGCAACGGCAATTGAATGGGTTCATTCATATTCCCTTGTTCATGATGATTTGCCGGCAATGGATAATGATATGTTTCGACGTGGCAAACCCAGCGTTCATGCATTATATGGTGAAGCCAATGCTATTTTAGTCGGCGATGCGTTATTAACTGGTGCCTTTGGAGTCATAGCGACTGCCAATAGTTCATGCAGTGTTGAGGATTGTCTTCCAACTGAAGAGCTATTATTAATTACTCAAAACTTAGCTCGCGAAGCAGGTGGATCAGGAATGGTTTTAGGGCAACTCCATGATATGGATAATCACACTGAAGAACAAAATGCTAGTACAAATTGGTTGTTAAATGATGTTTATAGCATGAAGACTGCAGCATTGATAAGATATACAACAACGTTGGGCGCAATATTGACCCATCAAAATGTCAATGTTGAGGATAATCATTTTGATCCGAAGAAGGCAATGTATGATTTTGGTGAAAAATTCGGATTGGCCTTTCAAATTCAAGATGATTTAGATGATTATCAGCAAGATCAATTAGAAGATGTGAACTCATTGCCACATATAGTGGGTGTTAAAGAGGCACAAAGTGTGCTTGACCAATACCTCTTCTCAACACAAGAAATATTAGCTAATACTGTTGAACAAGATCAACAATTTGATCGACGTTTGCTGGATGATTTTGTTAGTTTAATTGGAGATAAAAAATGA
- a CDS encoding 2,3-bisphosphoglycerate-dependent phosphoglycerate mutase codes for MAAKLVLVRHGESTANRDNEFTGWTDVPLTLKGVRQANRVGEVLKRHGLQFDVSFTSFLKRAIITDNIILEEIEQLWLPLHKAWQLNERHYGALRGLNKDYARQQYGANKVALWRRSYTATPPLLEHVIPDRRYPEDLEPRGESLKMASDRLVPYWHSEILPQIQQDKNVLIVAHGSSLRALVKYIEHISDEDIDGLEIDNGEPILYEYEEGFSERIYLE; via the coding sequence ATGGCTGCTAAACTTGTGTTAGTTCGCCACGGAGAGTCAACAGCAAACCGTGACAATGAATTTACCGGATGGACTGACGTTCCACTGACCTTAAAAGGGGTTAGACAAGCGAACCGTGTTGGTGAAGTTTTGAAGCGACATGGTTTGCAATTCGATGTATCATTTACTTCTTTTTTAAAGCGCGCAATCATAACTGACAATATTATATTGGAAGAAATTGAGCAGTTGTGGTTACCACTCCATAAGGCTTGGCAACTCAATGAGCGGCACTATGGTGCATTACGTGGCTTGAATAAAGATTACGCTCGTCAACAATATGGCGCAAATAAAGTTGCCTTATGGCGACGTAGTTATACGGCTACGCCACCACTACTAGAACACGTTATTCCAGATAGACGTTACCCGGAAGACTTAGAACCACGTGGTGAGAGCTTGAAAATGGCCAGTGATCGGCTTGTTCCTTATTGGCATTCAGAAATCTTACCTCAGATACAGCAGGATAAAAATGTCTTAATCGTCGCACATGGTAGCTCCTTACGTGCTTTAGTCAAATATATAGAACATATTAGCGATGAAGACATAGACGGTCTTGAGATTGACAATGGCGAACCTATTTTGTACGAGTATGAAGAAGGATTTAGTGAGAGGATTTATTTAGAATGA
- the pepA gene encoding glutamyl aminopeptidase, whose translation MNDRTWARVKKYTELQGTSGQEHAIRQSFRSDLEPLVDTIHQEGLGGVYGVKEGQGPRVMFAAHMDEVGFIVKDILPSGALKVAALGGWNPAVISSQRFTLFTSKGKYPIVSSSVSPHLLRGSAHGPQMPTVEDILFDGGFLDKDEAWSFGVRPGDFIVPQVSTVMTANKRRVISKSWDNRFGLVTILDALEELENVQTPNTLIMGANVQEEVGLRGSHGAVNLLKPDIFFAVDSSAADDTSGQNGHQGILDQGTLLRVFDPTVVMPLRLKEFLLSVAEDNHIPYQYFVSKGGTDAAAAQTELTGVPAVALGVASRYIHTHQTVWSIKDFEASKAFVVAIAKNLDDANLKTIMGD comes from the coding sequence ATGAATGATAGAACATGGGCTCGTGTGAAAAAGTATACGGAACTACAAGGCACTTCTGGTCAAGAACACGCTATTCGTCAATCTTTCCGTTCTGATTTGGAACCATTGGTTGATACAATCCACCAAGAGGGACTTGGTGGTGTTTACGGTGTTAAAGAAGGACAAGGTCCACGTGTAATGTTTGCAGCGCATATGGATGAAGTTGGATTTATTGTGAAAGATATTCTGCCTAGTGGTGCACTTAAAGTGGCCGCCCTTGGTGGATGGAATCCAGCAGTAATTAGTTCGCAGAGATTTACTTTGTTCACAAGTAAAGGTAAGTATCCTATTGTTTCAAGTTCTGTGTCACCACACTTATTACGCGGCAGCGCTCACGGCCCACAGATGCCAACCGTAGAGGATATTTTATTTGATGGCGGATTTTTGGACAAGGATGAAGCGTGGTCATTTGGTGTCCGTCCTGGGGACTTTATTGTGCCACAAGTATCAACTGTTATGACAGCAAATAAAAGGCGCGTAATATCTAAATCATGGGATAATCGATTTGGACTTGTGACAATATTAGACGCTTTGGAAGAACTAGAAAATGTTCAGACACCCAATACCTTGATAATGGGCGCCAATGTTCAAGAAGAAGTTGGGCTACGCGGTTCACATGGCGCCGTCAATTTACTGAAACCAGATATTTTTTTCGCAGTTGATTCTAGTGCTGCAGATGATACTTCAGGACAAAATGGACACCAAGGAATCCTAGATCAAGGAACGTTATTACGTGTTTTTGATCCAACTGTTGTTATGCCACTGCGTTTAAAAGAATTTTTGTTATCTGTGGCTGAAGATAACCATATTCCTTATCAGTACTTTGTTTCCAAGGGTGGAACTGATGCAGCAGCAGCTCAAACTGAGTTAACTGGTGTACCAGCCGTTGCATTAGGTGTTGCTTCTCGTTACATACACACCCACCAAACAGTTTGGTCAATTAAGGATTTTGAAGCATCTAAAGCATTTGTTGTGGCCATTGCCAAAAATTTGGATGATGCAAATCTTAAAACTATTATGGGCGATTAA
- the recN gene encoding DNA repair protein RecN: MLENLIIENFAIIEKVDLQFEEGMSVLTGETGAGKSIIIDALFMLTGGRANSEMVRHGSKKAVLQAVFSVPDNQKLRDLIARSGVAGDDNELIIYRELNQNGRSIIRINGVLVNLKTLAAIGRYLVDIQGQNDAQQLLNPEEHLPLLDAFGDEKTTQFRNDYQELFQKFRSITTRIRNIQTSQQEITQRLDLLKFQQEELQEANLQPNEENDLLDARDKLRNFKKIADRLQLTQTTLSGEQGGAIDSLAEAVHQLQDIAEYDDQYAELAKTISEAYYTAQDVGRDVDEQLSELTYDEAELIRIDDRLQLIHSLERKYGTSVADVLDFQAKIEKELSLIDDDEYDVERLQVKQNDMRQLLRKKAIKLREARQKVARNLEKNVNQQLNDLLMNGAEFAVHFDPVEGYISSGIDKVEFYVQTNVGEGMAPLVKIASGGEAARLMLALKTTFAKQQHIISIVFDEADTGVSGRVAQAIAKKMLTISTDSQVLAITHLPQVAAAATHHYLISKLTENDRTLTQVEPLDEDGRVHAIAMMLSGDNITETALANARDLRQEF, translated from the coding sequence ATGTTAGAAAATCTAATTATAGAAAATTTTGCGATTATTGAAAAAGTGGATCTTCAGTTTGAAGAAGGTATGAGTGTTTTAACCGGTGAAACAGGTGCTGGAAAATCAATTATTATTGATGCACTTTTTATGTTAACTGGTGGTCGTGCGAACTCTGAAATGGTTCGTCATGGCAGTAAAAAAGCTGTTCTACAGGCAGTTTTCAGTGTTCCGGATAATCAAAAGCTAAGAGATCTAATTGCTCGAAGTGGTGTAGCAGGCGATGATAATGAACTTATTATTTATCGTGAATTAAACCAAAATGGGCGGAGTATTATTCGAATCAATGGTGTTCTTGTCAATTTGAAAACTTTAGCGGCTATTGGTCGTTACTTAGTTGATATCCAAGGACAAAATGATGCACAGCAATTACTGAATCCAGAGGAACATTTACCGTTATTGGATGCTTTTGGTGATGAAAAAACTACGCAATTTCGAAATGATTACCAAGAACTTTTTCAAAAGTTTCGTTCTATCACCACTCGTATTAGAAATATTCAAACGTCACAACAAGAAATCACACAACGTTTAGATCTTTTAAAATTCCAACAAGAAGAACTGCAGGAAGCCAATTTACAGCCAAATGAAGAGAATGATTTATTAGATGCACGTGATAAGTTACGTAATTTCAAAAAAATTGCTGATCGACTTCAGTTAACGCAGACAACACTAAGCGGCGAGCAAGGCGGAGCCATAGACTCCCTCGCTGAAGCAGTTCATCAACTACAAGATATTGCAGAATATGATGATCAATATGCTGAGCTAGCAAAAACGATTTCCGAAGCTTACTACACGGCCCAAGATGTTGGCCGTGATGTTGACGAACAATTGAGTGAATTAACATACGATGAGGCAGAACTAATTCGTATTGATGACCGGCTTCAGCTGATTCACTCATTAGAACGCAAGTATGGTACATCGGTTGCAGATGTTTTAGATTTTCAAGCCAAAATCGAAAAAGAGCTTTCGCTTATAGATGATGATGAATATGATGTTGAACGACTACAGGTCAAACAAAATGACATGCGCCAGTTATTAAGAAAAAAAGCGATTAAATTACGTGAGGCCCGACAAAAAGTAGCCCGAAATTTGGAAAAGAATGTTAATCAGCAATTGAACGATTTATTAATGAATGGGGCCGAGTTTGCTGTACACTTTGATCCAGTTGAAGGCTATATCTCCTCGGGAATTGATAAAGTTGAATTTTATGTCCAAACTAACGTTGGAGAAGGAATGGCGCCCTTGGTCAAGATCGCATCAGGTGGAGAAGCTGCTCGCCTGATGTTAGCACTGAAAACTACATTTGCTAAGCAGCAGCACATCATTTCAATTGTTTTTGATGAAGCGGATACAGGTGTTTCCGGTCGTGTGGCTCAGGCAATAGCAAAAAAAATGCTCACAATTTCAACCGATTCACAAGTTTTAGCAATTACGCATTTACCACAAGTTGCAGCTGCCGCAACTCATCATTATTTGATCTCAAAGTTAACTGAAAATGATCGTACACTCACTCAAGTAGAACCATTGGATGAAGATGGTCGAGTTCACGCAATTGCTATGATGTTATCTGGTGACAATATTACTGAAACTGCTCTTGCAAATGCTCGTGATTTACGTCAAGAATTTTAA
- a CDS encoding NCS2 family permease, whose amino-acid sequence MSTIAHYFKLDELNTSVRTEFIAGLTTFASMAYILFVNPTVLGAAGMDKGAVFTATAIASAVATIFMGVVALYPIAIAPGLGVNAFFAYSVVIGMGVKWETAMAGVFVAALIFLVLTFFKIREKIINIIPQNLKLAIASGIGLFIAFIGLHDAGLIVANKDTMVSLGHLSSPTSLLSIFGIIVTFILMSRKTPAAIFIGMILTSLAGILTGLIKLPSAIISPAPSLAPTFGAGVMHVGDINSLQLVTVVITFLIVTFFDTAGTMIGLATQAGFMKNNEMPRAGRALMADAVGMTVGAVIGTSPTSAYVESSSGIAVGGRSGLTSVFTGIFFLFALLFSPLLSVVTSQVTAPALVVVGVLMAKNLRLIDWEDLAIAAPAFLIVIGMPLTYSISDGIALGFILYPITMIATGRIKKVHPLMYVLAIMFIAFLMIIAH is encoded by the coding sequence ATGTCTACGATTGCACATTATTTCAAACTTGACGAACTCAACACAAGTGTTCGGACCGAGTTTATTGCTGGTTTAACTACTTTTGCGTCGATGGCTTACATCTTATTTGTTAACCCTACTGTTTTGGGTGCAGCAGGTATGGACAAAGGCGCTGTTTTCACAGCGACAGCAATTGCTTCAGCTGTCGCAACTATCTTCATGGGTGTCGTTGCACTCTACCCTATTGCTATTGCCCCAGGGCTTGGTGTGAATGCTTTCTTCGCTTATTCTGTTGTTATTGGCATGGGCGTAAAATGGGAAACTGCTATGGCTGGTGTGTTTGTAGCCGCATTGATTTTCTTAGTTTTAACGTTTTTCAAAATTCGTGAGAAAATCATCAATATTATCCCACAAAATCTAAAACTCGCTATTGCTTCGGGAATCGGGCTATTCATTGCTTTTATCGGATTGCATGATGCGGGGCTGATTGTAGCTAACAAAGACACCATGGTATCTTTGGGACATCTGTCATCACCTACATCACTATTATCAATTTTTGGAATTATTGTTACTTTCATATTGATGAGTCGTAAAACACCGGCTGCCATATTCATTGGTATGATTTTAACATCACTTGCTGGTATTCTAACCGGTCTAATCAAATTACCATCTGCCATTATTTCACCTGCTCCCTCACTTGCACCTACATTTGGTGCTGGCGTTATGCATGTTGGTGATATTAATTCTCTGCAACTAGTCACAGTTGTTATTACCTTCTTGATTGTTACTTTTTTTGACACAGCTGGTACAATGATTGGCTTGGCCACACAAGCTGGCTTCATGAAAAACAATGAAATGCCACGTGCTGGCCGTGCCTTAATGGCTGATGCGGTTGGTATGACAGTAGGTGCCGTTATTGGTACTTCACCTACTTCTGCTTATGTTGAATCGTCATCTGGTATTGCAGTTGGTGGTCGCTCAGGATTAACTTCCGTGTTCACTGGAATATTTTTCTTATTTGCTCTGCTCTTCTCACCACTTTTATCTGTTGTTACTTCACAGGTGACAGCACCAGCGTTAGTAGTAGTTGGCGTCTTAATGGCCAAAAACTTACGCTTAATTGATTGGGAAGATTTGGCTATCGCAGCACCAGCATTTTTGATTGTTATTGGTATGCCCCTAACCTATTCTATATCAGATGGTATCGCGCTTGGTTTCATCTTATATCCAATCACAATGATTGCAACTGGTCGTATTAAGAAAGTACATCCTCTGATGTATGTATTAGCGATTATGTTCATTGCATTCTTAATGATCATTGCGCATTAG